The nucleotide window TCGCCATCAACCTGTCGTCGGCCTTCCACACCACGCGGCTGGCGCTGCCGGGCATGCGCCAGCGCGGCTGGGGGCGCATCATCAACCTCGCCTCGGTGCACGGTCTGGTGGGGTCGGCGCAGAAGGCCGCCTACGTGGCGGCCAAGCACGGGCTGGTCGGTCTGACCAAGGTGGTGGCGCTGGAAACCGCCACCACGGCGATCACCTGCAACGCCATCTGCCCCGGCTGGGTGCTCACGCCGCTGGTGCAGCAGCAGATCGACGAACGCGCCCGCGCCGATGGCGACACCCAGCGCGCGCGCCACGACCTGCTGGCCGAGAAGCAGCCGTCGCTGGACTTCGTCACCCCGGCGCAGCTCGGCGCACTGGTGCTGTTCCTCTGCAGCGAAGCCGGCGAGCAGGTGCGCGGCGCGGCGTGGAACATGGACGGCGGCTGGGCCGCGCAATAGCCGCTTTTCGCTGACCTGCGACAACGTCGTGGCGGGCCAGGCCCGCTGCGGCTTGGCAAGCGCCCGGCGGCTGAGGCTAGATAGCCAGCATCTCCCAGCGAAAGTCCGCGCATGACCACCATTACCAGCGAAACGCCGAACAGCGGCAAAGCTCCGGTGCACCTGGCACTGCGCCGGGTCGCCATCGACACCTACCGTGAGAACGTCGCCTACCTGCACCGCGATTGCGCGGCCTGCCGCGCCGAAGGTTTCCAGGCGCTGGCCAAGGTCGAGATCCGCGTCAACGGCAAGCGCATCCTCGCCAGCCTCAACGTGGTGGACGACTCCGCCATCGTCGGCTGCAACGAACTCGGGCTGTCCGAGGACGCCTTCGCCCAGCTCGGCGCGGAGCCCGGCGTGCCCGCGTCAATCTCCCAGGCCGAGCCGGCACCCTCGATCCCCGCGCTGCACCGCAAGATCGCCGGCGAGCGCCTGCGCCGCGAGGACTTCCACGCGATCATCCGCGACATCGCCGAGCACCGTTACTCGAAGATCGAACTGACCGCCTTCGTCGTCGCCTGCAACCAGGGTGAGCTGGACCGCGAGGAGGTGTACTTCCTCACCGACGCGATGATCCAGGTCGGCCGCCGCCTCGACTGGCGCGAGCATCCGGTGGTGGACAAGCACTGCATCGGCGGCATCCCCGGCAACCGCACCTCGATGCTGGTGGTGCCGATCGTCGCCGCCCACGGCATGCTCTGCCCGAAGACCAGCTCGCGGGCCATCACCTCGCCGGCCGGCACCGCCGACACCATGGAAGTGCTGGCCAACGTCGAGCTGCCCTTCGAGCGCCTCTGCGAAATGGTCCGCGAGGAACGCGGCTGCCTGGCCTGGGGCGGCAGCAGCGACCTCTCCCCGGCCGATGACGTGCTGATCGCCGTCGAGCGGCCACTGTCGATCGACTCGCCGGGACAGATGGTCGCCTCCATCCTGTCGAAGAAGATTGCCGCCGGTTCCACCCATCTGCTGCTGGACATTCCCATCGGCCCGACCGCCAAGGTGCGCTCGATGGCCGAGGCGCAACGCCTGCGCAAGCTGTTCGAGTTCGTGGCCACGCGCCTGGGCCTGACCCTGGACGTGGTCATCACCGACGGTCGCCAGCCGATCGGCAATGGCATCGGCCCGGTACTGGAGGCGCGCGACGTGATGCAGGTGCTGCAGAACGACCCGGCGGCGCCGATCGACCTGCGTCAGAAGGCCCTGCGCCTGGCCGGACGCATGCTCGAGTTCGATCCCGATGTGCGCGGCGGCGACGGTTATGCCATTGCCCGTGACATCCTCGACTCGGGGCGGGCGCTGAAGAAGATGCACTCGATCATCGCCGCGCAGGGTGCCAAACCCTTCGACCATAACCAGCCGCCGTTGGCACGGCTCAGCTTCGACGTGCTCGCCGACCGCGACGCCGTGGTCACCGGCATCGACAACCTGCAGCTGGCGCGCATCGCGCGGTTGGCCGGCGCGCCGAAGGTACAGGGCGCCGGCGTCGACATCCTGCGCAAACTCGGCGAACCGGTACAGGCCGGCACCTGTCTGTATCGCGTCTACGCGGACTTTCCCGCCGACCTCGCCTTCGCCCGTCAGGCCACCGAGCGCGCCAGTGGCTTCAGCCTCGGCGGGGCCGACGAGGTTCCCAGTGTATTCGTGGAGTTCTGATGCAAAGCCAGCTGCTGTATTTCGATGACGAACGCGCCGCCGCCCTGCGCCTGGCCGAGGCCTGCGGCCTGCCTGCGGCGCAGATCGAACGCCACCGTTTCCCCGATGACGAGCTGCGCCTGCGCCTGCCGCTGACCGAAGGCGAAGCGATCGCCGAGCAACTGGTGCTCTACCGCGGCCTCGATCACCCCAACGAAAAGCTGGTCGAGCTGCTGCTGGTGGCCGGCGAAGCGCGCCGCCTGGGCGCCAAGCGACTGATCCTGGTCACGCCCTATCTGGCCTACATGCGCCAGGACATCGCCTTCAACCCGGGCGAGGTGGTCAGCCAGCGGGTGATCGGCCAGCTGCTGGCCGGCCAGTTCGACGCACTCATCACCGTCGACCCGCACCTGCACCGCGTCGCCACCCTGCAGGAGGCGGTGCCGCTGGCCGATGCCGTCACCCTCTGCGCGGCCCCGGCGCTGGCGCGACTGATCGCCGAGCGGCATCCCGATGCCCTGCTGATCGGCCCGGATGCCGAGGCGCTGCAATGGATCGAAGCGGCGGCCGCCGAACATGGTTTCGACTACGGCGTGTGCCGCAAGGTACGCCACGGCGATCATCAGGTGGACATCGCCCTGCCCGATCTGACGTTCGCCGGACGCCCCGTGGTGCTGCTCGATGACGTCGCCAGCTCCGGGCGCACCCTTGCCGAGGCCGCGCAGAAACTGCTGGCCGCCGGCGCCGCCTCGGT belongs to Pseudomonas phenolilytica and includes:
- a CDS encoding thymidine phosphorylase family protein, encoding MTTITSETPNSGKAPVHLALRRVAIDTYRENVAYLHRDCAACRAEGFQALAKVEIRVNGKRILASLNVVDDSAIVGCNELGLSEDAFAQLGAEPGVPASISQAEPAPSIPALHRKIAGERLRREDFHAIIRDIAEHRYSKIELTAFVVACNQGELDREEVYFLTDAMIQVGRRLDWREHPVVDKHCIGGIPGNRTSMLVVPIVAAHGMLCPKTSSRAITSPAGTADTMEVLANVELPFERLCEMVREERGCLAWGGSSDLSPADDVLIAVERPLSIDSPGQMVASILSKKIAAGSTHLLLDIPIGPTAKVRSMAEAQRLRKLFEFVATRLGLTLDVVITDGRQPIGNGIGPVLEARDVMQVLQNDPAAPIDLRQKALRLAGRMLEFDPDVRGGDGYAIARDILDSGRALKKMHSIIAAQGAKPFDHNQPPLARLSFDVLADRDAVVTGIDNLQLARIARLAGAPKVQGAGVDILRKLGEPVQAGTCLYRVYADFPADLAFARQATERASGFSLGGADEVPSVFVEF
- a CDS encoding ribose-phosphate pyrophosphokinase, with protein sequence MQSQLLYFDDERAAALRLAEACGLPAAQIERHRFPDDELRLRLPLTEGEAIAEQLVLYRGLDHPNEKLVELLLVAGEARRLGAKRLILVTPYLAYMRQDIAFNPGEVVSQRVIGQLLAGQFDALITVDPHLHRVATLQEAVPLADAVTLCAAPALARLIAERHPDALLIGPDAEALQWIEAAAAEHGFDYGVCRKVRHGDHQVDIALPDLTFAGRPVVLLDDVASSGRTLAEAAQKLLAAGAASVDVAVTHALFAGDALQVIRAAGVGHVWSTDCIAHESNAVCMAPQLAEALRPLLR
- a CDS encoding 3-hydroxybutyrate dehydrogenase; the encoded protein is MNLQGKTALVTGSTSGIGLGIALKLAEAGANLVLNGFGDVDAALAAVRACGGQAIHQPADVSDPEQIAAMFAAAEQQFGGVDILVNNAGIQHVAPVEQFPVERWDAIIAINLSSAFHTTRLALPGMRQRGWGRIINLASVHGLVGSAQKAAYVAAKHGLVGLTKVVALETATTAITCNAICPGWVLTPLVQQQIDERARADGDTQRARHDLLAEKQPSLDFVTPAQLGALVLFLCSEAGEQVRGAAWNMDGGWAAQ